In one window of Solanum pennellii chromosome 2, SPENNV200 DNA:
- the LOC107011230 gene encoding nucleolin 1 isoform X1: MGKSIKKSATKADAAVVAPTKPMKKGKREAEDEIAKLVSAKKQKKDVAVAQAVEKKKSDIKTQKKKKPVSSSSDDSSSESESEDDKPLVPPKKVAPAKKGKVASSSDDSDSSDEDEAPAKKVVVASTKNGVAAKKKDESSDDSDDSSSEEDVPAPKKPPTNGAKKDESSDDSDDSSSEDDAVVKKAPAVVKKAPAAASKKQESSSDSSDDSSSDDDDEPPSKVVAQPKKAPQAVKKTGDSSDDSDDSESDSDSDKGKAATVAKKTAAVSKKVASSDDDSEDDSSEESDEEPQKKKSKPSTTPAVSKAPEKSSSEESSDSDDSSEDEEDDKPSKTPKKQGADVEMVDAPSAKAQQTPITPKPQTPGGSKTLFVGNLSYSVEQADVENFFKDAGEVQEVRFATHEDGSFKGFGHVEFVTAEAAHKALELNGHDLLGRDVRLDLARERGEYTPRSGNENSFQRPARSEGTTIFVRGFDKNEAEDQIRSSLEEHFASCGKIFKTRIPTDPEGYIKGMAYIEFANGDADALNKALELDGSEVGGFSLNVQEAKPRGDSAGGGGRGFGGRSGGRGGGRDSGGRFGGRGGGGRFGGGGRFGGGGRSGGGGRFGGGGRGRGNANKPSFTPSGKKTTFSDE; the protein is encoded by the exons ATGGGTAAATCTATCAAGAAGTCCGCCACCAAGGCTGATGCTGCTGTAGTTGCTCCAACCAAACCCATGAAGAAAG GGAAGAGAGAAGCTGAGGATGAAATTGCCAAGTTGGTGAGTGCAAAGAAGCAGAAGAAAGATGTGGCTGTAGCACAAGCTgttgagaaaaagaaaagtgatATCAAAActcagaagaagaagaagccaGTAAGCAGTTCCTCTGACGATAGCTCCTCTGAGTCGGAGTCTGAGGACGACAAG CCACTGGTGCCTCCTAAGAAAGTGGCTCCTGCCAAAAAGGGAAAGGTAGCCAGCAGTTCTGATGACTCAGATTCTTCAGATGAGGATGAA GCTCCTGCTAAGAAAGTTGTTGTAGCTTCAACTAAGAATGGCGTTGCTGCTAAGAAGAAAGATGAGTCAAGTGATGATTCGGATGATAGCAGCTCTGAGGAAGATGTGCCAGCACCCAAGAAACCTCCTACTAATGGCGCTAAGAAAGACGAGTCAAGTGATGATTCTGATGATAGCAGCTCTGAGGATGATGCTGTTGTTAAGAAGGCACCTGCTGTTGTTAAGAAGGCGCCTGCTGCTGCCTCTAAAAAGCAAGAATCCAGCTCTGATTCCAGTGATGACTCCAGTTCAGATGATGATGAT GAACCTCCCTCTAAGGTAGTTGCTCAACCTAAAAAGGCTCCTCAAGCTGTGAAGAAGACTGGTGACAGCTCTGATGACTCTGATGATTCTGAATCTGATTCTGATTCAGACAAG GGAAAGGCTGCTACTGTAGCTAAAAAGACTGCTGCTGTATCTAAAAAG GTTGCTTCATCTGATGATGACAGCGAGGATGATAGTTCTGAGGAGAGTGATGAAGAGCCTCAAAAGAAAAAGAGCAAG CCCTCGACCACACCAGCCGTCTCAAAAGCTCCAGAGAAGAGTAGCTCTGAGGAATCTTCTGACTCAGACGACTCCTCTGAAGATGAAGAGGATGACAAACCATCCAAAACTCCCAAGAAG CAGGGTGCTGATGTAGAAATGGTTGATGCTCCTTCTGCTAAAGCT CAACAAACCCCTATTACTCCTAAACCCCAAACCCCAGGGGGATCGAAAACATTGTTTGTTGGAAATCTATCCTATTCAGTGGAACAGGCGGATGT GGAGAATTTCTTCAAAGATGCTGGAGAAGTTCAGGAAGTGCGCTTTGCTACACATGAGGATGGTTCATTTAAGGGCTTTGGTCATGTTGAGTTTGTTACTGCTGAAGCTGCGCATAAG GCACTTGAACTTAATGGGCATGATCTTTTGGGCCGTGATGTGAGGTTGGACCTGGCTCGTGAGAGGGGAGAGTATACACCTCGCAGTGG GAATGAGAACTCATTCCAGAGGCCGGCTAGAAGTGAGGGAACAACAATTTTTGTCAGGGGCTTTGACAAAAATGAGGCTGAAGATCAG ATTAGGAGTTCACTGGAGGAGCACTTTGCATCTTGTGGGAAGATCTTTAAAACAAGAATTCCTACAGACCCAGAAGGCTATATTAAAGG GATGGCTTATATTGAGTTTGCAAATGGAGATGCTGATGCTCTAAACAAAGCTCTGGAGCTTGATGGATCAGAAGTTGGAGGGTTTAGCTTGAATGTGCAAGAAGCAAAACCAAGGGGTGACAGTGCAGGTGGAGGAGGCAGAGGTTTTGGTGGTAGAAGTGGTGGTAGGGGTGGCGGTAGAGATAGTGGTGGTAGATTTGGTGGTCGTGGTGGTGGAGGCCGCTTTGGAGGTGGAGGCCGCTTTGGTGGCGGTGGACGCAGTGGAGGTGGTGGACGTTTTGGCGGTGGAGGCAGAGGACGAGGAAATGCCAACAAGCCAAGCTTCACTCCATCTG GCAAGAAGACTACCTTTAGTGACGAGTAA
- the LOC107011230 gene encoding nucleolin 1 isoform X2 gives MGKSIKKSATKADAAVVAPTKPMKKGKREAEDEIAKLVSAKKQKKDVAVAQAVEKKKSDIKTQKKKKPVSSSSDDSSSESESEDDKPLVPPKKVAPAKKGKVASSSDDSDSSDEDEAPAKKVVVASTKNGVAAKKKDESSDDSDDSSSEEDVPAPKKPPTNGAKKDESSDDSDDSSSEDDAVVKKAPAVVKKAPAAASKKQESSSDSSDDSSSDDDDEPPSKVVAQPKKAPQAVKKTGDSSDDSDDSESDSDSDKGKAATVAKKTAAVSKKVASSDDDSEDDSSEESDEEPQKKKSKPSTTPAVSKAPEKSSSEESSDSDDSSEDEEDDKPSKTPKKGADVEMVDAPSAKAQQTPITPKPQTPGGSKTLFVGNLSYSVEQADVENFFKDAGEVQEVRFATHEDGSFKGFGHVEFVTAEAAHKALELNGHDLLGRDVRLDLARERGEYTPRSGNENSFQRPARSEGTTIFVRGFDKNEAEDQIRSSLEEHFASCGKIFKTRIPTDPEGYIKGMAYIEFANGDADALNKALELDGSEVGGFSLNVQEAKPRGDSAGGGGRGFGGRSGGRGGGRDSGGRFGGRGGGGRFGGGGRFGGGGRSGGGGRFGGGGRGRGNANKPSFTPSGKKTTFSDE, from the exons ATGGGTAAATCTATCAAGAAGTCCGCCACCAAGGCTGATGCTGCTGTAGTTGCTCCAACCAAACCCATGAAGAAAG GGAAGAGAGAAGCTGAGGATGAAATTGCCAAGTTGGTGAGTGCAAAGAAGCAGAAGAAAGATGTGGCTGTAGCACAAGCTgttgagaaaaagaaaagtgatATCAAAActcagaagaagaagaagccaGTAAGCAGTTCCTCTGACGATAGCTCCTCTGAGTCGGAGTCTGAGGACGACAAG CCACTGGTGCCTCCTAAGAAAGTGGCTCCTGCCAAAAAGGGAAAGGTAGCCAGCAGTTCTGATGACTCAGATTCTTCAGATGAGGATGAA GCTCCTGCTAAGAAAGTTGTTGTAGCTTCAACTAAGAATGGCGTTGCTGCTAAGAAGAAAGATGAGTCAAGTGATGATTCGGATGATAGCAGCTCTGAGGAAGATGTGCCAGCACCCAAGAAACCTCCTACTAATGGCGCTAAGAAAGACGAGTCAAGTGATGATTCTGATGATAGCAGCTCTGAGGATGATGCTGTTGTTAAGAAGGCACCTGCTGTTGTTAAGAAGGCGCCTGCTGCTGCCTCTAAAAAGCAAGAATCCAGCTCTGATTCCAGTGATGACTCCAGTTCAGATGATGATGAT GAACCTCCCTCTAAGGTAGTTGCTCAACCTAAAAAGGCTCCTCAAGCTGTGAAGAAGACTGGTGACAGCTCTGATGACTCTGATGATTCTGAATCTGATTCTGATTCAGACAAG GGAAAGGCTGCTACTGTAGCTAAAAAGACTGCTGCTGTATCTAAAAAG GTTGCTTCATCTGATGATGACAGCGAGGATGATAGTTCTGAGGAGAGTGATGAAGAGCCTCAAAAGAAAAAGAGCAAG CCCTCGACCACACCAGCCGTCTCAAAAGCTCCAGAGAAGAGTAGCTCTGAGGAATCTTCTGACTCAGACGACTCCTCTGAAGATGAAGAGGATGACAAACCATCCAAAACTCCCAAGAAG GGTGCTGATGTAGAAATGGTTGATGCTCCTTCTGCTAAAGCT CAACAAACCCCTATTACTCCTAAACCCCAAACCCCAGGGGGATCGAAAACATTGTTTGTTGGAAATCTATCCTATTCAGTGGAACAGGCGGATGT GGAGAATTTCTTCAAAGATGCTGGAGAAGTTCAGGAAGTGCGCTTTGCTACACATGAGGATGGTTCATTTAAGGGCTTTGGTCATGTTGAGTTTGTTACTGCTGAAGCTGCGCATAAG GCACTTGAACTTAATGGGCATGATCTTTTGGGCCGTGATGTGAGGTTGGACCTGGCTCGTGAGAGGGGAGAGTATACACCTCGCAGTGG GAATGAGAACTCATTCCAGAGGCCGGCTAGAAGTGAGGGAACAACAATTTTTGTCAGGGGCTTTGACAAAAATGAGGCTGAAGATCAG ATTAGGAGTTCACTGGAGGAGCACTTTGCATCTTGTGGGAAGATCTTTAAAACAAGAATTCCTACAGACCCAGAAGGCTATATTAAAGG GATGGCTTATATTGAGTTTGCAAATGGAGATGCTGATGCTCTAAACAAAGCTCTGGAGCTTGATGGATCAGAAGTTGGAGGGTTTAGCTTGAATGTGCAAGAAGCAAAACCAAGGGGTGACAGTGCAGGTGGAGGAGGCAGAGGTTTTGGTGGTAGAAGTGGTGGTAGGGGTGGCGGTAGAGATAGTGGTGGTAGATTTGGTGGTCGTGGTGGTGGAGGCCGCTTTGGAGGTGGAGGCCGCTTTGGTGGCGGTGGACGCAGTGGAGGTGGTGGACGTTTTGGCGGTGGAGGCAGAGGACGAGGAAATGCCAACAAGCCAAGCTTCACTCCATCTG GCAAGAAGACTACCTTTAGTGACGAGTAA
- the LOC107009575 gene encoding probable pectinesterase/pectinesterase inhibitor 46, which translates to MASLNPWGKLDELDNERHMARLKTRKRIIIIVISSIVLVSIIIGAVVGSVSHNKNKSSQGNDNVSSMTSTISAVCNLTLYPDSCISSLSPFAAKGNALKPQDIYKMSVLVALNELSGASDNFLKSDTFKNINDPAAAKAIQSCHELLSLAFDHLNDTLSVAETSLLDAFDDLKTWLSSAGTYQQTCIDSFENVTSNSAIRKAAGQSLNNSTRYTSNSLALISSLENSITSLGAIGKRRRLMGYGDDDEYPSWLSSSNDRKLLQKSSEEKIKVNVVVAKDGSGKYKSIKAALKAAPEKSKKRFVIYVKKGVYKENVRVEKTKWNIMIIGDGKDATIVSGNRNFIDGTPTFQSATFAVFGKGFVARDIGFVNTAGAAKHQAVALMSTADESVFYRCKMDAFQDTLYAHSNRQFYKECDIYGTVDFIFGNSAVVLQNCNILPRKPMSGQQNTITAQGKVDPNQNTGISIQNCSVMPWGNLTGINTFLGRPWKNYSTTVFMESNLGGLIHPNGWMPWVGTTAPSTIFYAEYKNIGQGANTKNRVDWQGLKLGLTSKIASKFTVKPFIQGNKWLPAAGVPFKAGL; encoded by the exons ATGGCCTCTCTTAATCCATGGGGAAAGCTTGacgaacttgacaatgagaggcaCATGGCTCGTTTAAAGACGAGGAAGAGAATCATAATTATCGTCATATCATCCATAGTTCTTGTGTCCATCATTATCGGTGCAGTGGTTGGAAGTGTTTCtcacaacaaaaacaaatctTCTCAAGGAAATGATAATGTTTCATCGATGACCTCAACGATTAGTGCTGTATGCAATCTAACCCTCTATCCAGACTCGTGTATCTCCAGTCTTTCCCCTTTTGCTGCCAAAGGCAATGCTCTCAAACCTCAAGATATCTACAAGATGTCTGTTCTAGTTGCCCTCAACGAGCTCTCTGGTGCCTCAGACAACTTTTTAAAGAGTGATACATTTAAAAACATCAATGATCCAGCAGCTGCTAAAGCTATCCAGAGTTGTCACGAGCTTCTATCCCTTGCATTTGATCATCTGAATGACACATTGTCCGTTGCTGAAACCTCGTTGCTCGATGCCTTTGATGATCTAAAGACATGGTTGAGTTCTGCAGGGACTTATCAGCAGACCTGTATTGATAGTTTTGAAAATGTCACATCAAATAGTGCCATACGAAAAGCTGCAGGACAGAGCTTGAACAACTCCACACGGTACACTAGTAACAGCTTAGCACTTATAAGCTCGTTAGAAAATTCCATTACAAGCTTAGGTGCTATCGGAAAGAGGAGGCGTTTGATGGGATATGGAGATGATGATGAGTACCCGAGCTGGTTGTCGTCATCAAATGACAGGAAATTGCTGCAGAAATCATCAGAAGAAAAGATAAAGGTGAATGTAGTAGTGGCTAAAGACGGTTCGGGGAAGTACAAGAGCATTAAGGCTGCACTAAAAGCTGCACCAGAGAAGAGCAAGAAGAGATTTGTGATCTATGTGAAAAAAGGTGTTTACAAAGAGAATGTTAGGGTTGAGAAGACTAAATggaatattatgattattggtGATGGAAAAGACGCTACCATCGTTTCTGGTAACCGTAACTTCATTGATGGAACACCAACATTCCAAAGTGCCACCTTCG CTGTGTTTGGAAAGGGATTTGTGGCTCGTGATATTGGATTTGTAAACACAGCTGGTGCGGCGAAGCATCAAGCAGTAGCATTAATGTCAACAGCAGATGAATCAGTGTTCTACCGCTGCAAAATGGACGCGTTCCAAGACACTCTTTATGCTCATTCAAACAGACAATTCTACAAAGAATGTGATATCTATGGGACAGTAGATTTCATCTTTGGTAACTCAGCAGTTGTACTTCAAAACTGCAACATTCTTCCAAGAAAACCAATGAGTGGGCAACAGAACACTATCACAGCTCAAGGCAAAGTTGACCCAAATCAAAACACTGGAATTTCTATCCAAAACTGTAGCGTTATGCCGTGGGGAAACCTTACTGGGATCAACACATTTTTAGGAAGGCCATGGAAGAATTACTCAACAACTGTGTTCATGGAATCAAACTTGGGTGGTCTCATTCATCCAAATGGATGGATGCCATGGGTTGGAACCACAGCTCCAAGTACCATTTTTTATGCTGAATATAAGAATATTGGACAAGGGGCAAATACAAAAAACAGAGTTGATTGGCAAGGCTTGAAATTGGGACTTACAAGTAAAATAGCAAGCAAGTTTACAGTTAAGCCTTTCATTCAGGGGAACAAATGGCTTCCTGCAGCTGGTGTTCCATTTAAGGCTGGTctttga